A genomic stretch from Aedes albopictus strain Foshan chromosome 2, AalbF5, whole genome shotgun sequence includes:
- the LOC109408185 gene encoding ceramide transfer protein isoform X3 produces MPSLTAARLFKGFRHKEIEGPHSTIPEDEFFDAVETGLDKIEEDRQLRVRLKFQSQQSQISTTSSVIINQETDDGNQQSEDFGTGAQARTHKLWPEIDKICTEQLYQARQGVGDSGNGWQLFADEGEMKMYRREEEVDGMVIDPLKSCHVVKGVTAREMCHYFFDPAYRNDWETTLEDVQIVDNVAPDTLVFLQTYKRIWPASQRDALFWSHMRKITDNLDHGAHDVWVVCNHSNQNEEYPPANQGKCVRIYLTVILVCQTYLTPGKDSKTATRDDLTCKITYCSTVNPGGWAPATVLRAIYKKEYPKFLKRFTGYVLDQCKNKPIMY; encoded by the exons ATGCCGTCCCTCACCGCAGCTAGACTATTCAAAGGATTCAGACACAAGGAAATT GAAGGCCCACATTCGACAATACCGGAGGATGAGTTCTTCGATGCAGTGGAAACGGGCCTAGACAAGATAGAGGAAGACCGACAATTGCGTGTCCGTCTGAAATTTCAATCTCAACAG TCACAAATCAGCACGACCAGTTCTGTTATTATCAACCAAGAGACTGACGATGGTAATCAGCAATCGGAGGACTTCGGAACCGGAGCGCAGGCTCGCACGCACAAGCTGTGGCCAGAAATCGACAAAATCTGCACGGAACAGCTGTACCAGGCCCGGCAGGGCGTCGGAGACAGCGGCAACGGCTGGCAACTGTTTGCCGACGAGGGTGAAATGAAAATGTACCGACGGGAGGAGGAAGTCGATGGAATGGTGATTGATCCGCTGAAATCCTGCCACGTGGTCAAGGGCGTTACTGCGCGAGAAATGTGCCATTACTTTTTCGATCCCGCCTACCGGAACGACTGGGAAACAACGCTGGAAGATGTACAGATAGTGGATAATGTAGCACCGGATACATTAGTCTTCCTGCAAACCTACAAGCGCATCTGGCCGGCCAGTCAACGCGATGCTCTGTTTTGGTCGCACATGCGCAAAATCACCGACAACTTGGACCACGGTGCGCACGACGTTTGGGTGGTGTGCAATCACTCCAATCAGAATGAAGAGTATCCG CCCGCAAACCAAGGAAAATGCGTCCGCATTTATCTGACAGTGATATTAGTTTGTCAAACATATCTGACTCCCGGAAAGGACAGCAAAACAGCGACCCGAGATGACCTGACGTGTAAAATCACCTACTGCTCTACAG TGAACCCCGGTGGATGGGCTCCAGCGACCGTGCTTCGTGCTATCTATAAGAAAGAATATCCAAAGTTCCTTAAACGCTTCACAGGATATGTTTTAGACCAATGTAAGAATAAGCCGATCATGTACTAG